A stretch of the Mesorhizobium sp. Pch-S genome encodes the following:
- a CDS encoding HPP family protein: MRRHIRTFTARHEPSSHPLSHAKSGLGAVIGIGAVGGLAALTDLPLLLAPLGATAVLIFGQPASPLAQPANVFGGYLLATIVGVAAALALPGSWTVAALAVGVAIALMSMLRVTHPPAGAVPLIAIAAPLQSASLFGTILIGSISLVGLGVVHHRLPPRFHYPRRVE, encoded by the coding sequence ATGCGCCGCCATATCCGCACCTTTACCGCACGTCATGAGCCATCCAGCCATCCGCTTTCGCATGCAAAGTCCGGCCTGGGCGCTGTCATCGGCATCGGAGCGGTCGGCGGCCTTGCCGCACTGACCGACCTGCCGCTGCTGCTGGCGCCGCTAGGCGCGACGGCGGTGCTGATCTTTGGCCAGCCGGCCAGCCCGCTGGCGCAGCCGGCCAATGTCTTCGGCGGCTATCTTCTGGCAACGATCGTGGGTGTTGCGGCCGCCCTGGCACTCCCGGGGAGCTGGACGGTGGCAGCCCTGGCTGTCGGCGTAGCGATCGCCCTGATGTCGATGCTGCGTGTCACCCATCCGCCGGCCGGCGCGGTGCCGCTGATTGCGATCGCTGCACCGCTGCAAAGCGCCTCACTGTTCGGCACGATCCTGATCGGCTCGATCAGTCTGGTCGGGCTCGGCGTCGTCCACCACCGCCTGCCGCCGCGCTTTCATTATCCACGTCGGGTGGAGTGA
- a CDS encoding MarR family transcriptional regulator, with product MASQDDVLELETFLPYRLYHLADLVSREFARIYKDRLGLTRPEWRTLSGLGQYGTMTARELGQQSAMHKTKISRAVAELERRRWLIRTPDEKDRRIEHLALTKAGLAAYCEMVPLAKAFERELLSRIKEPGRGALTAALDAIEAALSLTPPDVDNESAAAGGGGRRRARPD from the coding sequence ATGGCAAGTCAAGACGACGTCCTCGAACTGGAAACTTTCCTGCCCTACCGGCTCTATCATCTGGCCGATCTGGTCAGCCGCGAGTTCGCGCGCATCTACAAGGACCGCCTTGGCCTGACACGCCCGGAATGGCGCACCCTGTCCGGGCTTGGCCAGTATGGAACCATGACTGCCAGGGAACTCGGTCAACAGTCTGCGATGCACAAGACAAAGATCTCGCGTGCCGTGGCCGAACTGGAGCGGCGACGCTGGCTGATCCGCACGCCTGACGAGAAAGACAGGCGCATCGAGCACCTGGCACTGACCAAAGCCGGCCTTGCCGCCTATTGCGAAATGGTACCGCTGGCGAAGGCGTTCGAACGGGAACTACTGTCGCGGATAAAAGAGCCTGGGCGTGGCGCGCTGACCGCGGCACTGGACGCAATCGAGGCCGCCCTGTCCCTCACTCCACCCGACGTGGATAATGAAAGCGCGGCGGCAGGCGGTGGTGGACGACGCCGAGCCCGACCAGACTGA